In Anaerobacillus isosaccharinicus, one genomic interval encodes:
- a CDS encoding sulfurtransferase, with translation MKLVQLKVLLLLLLSFVLLTACSNNEETTQTNEDFKPYHNDHLLVSVDWLKDNLNNEELLILDARGEDEYLKGHVPGSIPVSWQQLSNMEGSPGDEDWGVVLDAAQLSERLSTLGVSADKTIVVYGNPNSWGEDGRIIWMLQLAGVQGKMLNGGWTAWEAVGEVTKEVTEPVPSNFSVAELDLSLFASTDWLSENYEQLVVVDTRTKKEFDGATDFGEARGGHIPGSINLPFKELYNNDSTIKSQAEIEKVMEDLGINKEDTVVTYCTAGIRSAHMTLILKMAGYENVKNYDASIYEWAKNDALPLD, from the coding sequence GTGAAACTTGTACAATTGAAAGTTTTGTTGTTGCTACTATTAAGCTTTGTTCTATTAACTGCTTGTTCAAATAATGAAGAAACGACACAAACAAATGAAGATTTTAAACCTTATCATAATGATCATTTATTAGTTTCTGTAGATTGGTTAAAAGATAACTTAAACAATGAGGAGTTACTTATTCTTGATGCCCGTGGCGAAGATGAATACTTAAAAGGTCATGTTCCTGGATCGATTCCTGTTAGCTGGCAACAGTTAAGTAATATGGAGGGAAGTCCTGGAGATGAGGATTGGGGAGTTGTGTTAGACGCTGCTCAATTATCTGAACGATTGAGTACTCTTGGTGTTTCTGCAGATAAAACGATCGTTGTTTATGGTAATCCGAATTCTTGGGGTGAAGATGGACGAATTATTTGGATGCTTCAACTAGCAGGTGTTCAAGGGAAAATGCTTAATGGTGGATGGACAGCATGGGAAGCTGTAGGAGAGGTTACGAAGGAGGTAACTGAGCCAGTACCTAGTAATTTTAGCGTAGCTGAGTTAGACTTATCGCTGTTTGCATCTACAGATTGGTTAAGTGAAAACTATGAACAATTAGTAGTTGTTGATACAAGAACGAAAAAAGAATTCGATGGAGCGACTGATTTTGGTGAAGCAAGAGGTGGACATATTCCAGGGTCAATTAATTTACCTTTTAAGGAGTTATATAATAATGACTCAACGATAAAATCTCAAGCCGAAATTGAAAAAGTTATGGAAGACTTAGGAATTAATAAGGAAGATACAGTTGTTACGTATTGTACTGCGGGAATTCGTTCTGCTCATATGACCTTGATTTTGAAGATGGCAGGATATGAAAACGTAAAAAATTACGATGCATCGATTTATGAATGGGCTAAAAATGATGCACTACCTCTTGATTAA
- a CDS encoding glycine/sarcosine/betaine reductase selenoprotein B family protein produces the protein MVKKNTNDRSFYRPSKPMNTWTVAFLTTAGVHLKTQPIFDVEAGDHTIRKLPDTATKQELMITHTHYDTTDANEDINCVYPIDILHQLKEEGIIGDTAKTHYGLMGYIPNTKPLIEESIPLIIQQLKEDGVDILLASPGUYICHQSVGLIQKAVEKAGISTILITHLPELTEKVDPPRALHLKFPLGRSFGAANRNDLQRKIVVDMLNAIVEMDETEKIRKLPYRWRRD, from the coding sequence ATGGTAAAGAAAAATACGAACGATCGATCTTTCTATCGCCCTAGCAAGCCAATGAATACATGGACGGTCGCCTTTTTAACGACAGCCGGTGTTCATTTGAAGACACAGCCAATTTTTGATGTAGAAGCAGGAGATCATACTATTCGAAAACTACCAGATACTGCAACAAAACAGGAGTTAATGATTACCCACACTCACTATGATACAACAGATGCAAATGAAGATATAAATTGTGTCTATCCAATCGATATCCTACATCAGTTAAAAGAAGAAGGCATTATTGGGGACACTGCGAAAACTCATTACGGATTGATGGGATATATACCAAATACGAAACCTTTGATAGAAGAATCGATCCCCCTTATCATTCAACAACTAAAAGAAGATGGTGTTGATATCTTGTTAGCTTCACCAGGCTGATATATTTGTCATCAATCCGTGGGATTGATACAAAAAGCTGTTGAAAAAGCAGGTATATCGACAATTTTAATCACTCATCTTCCTGAATTAACAGAGAAAGTTGATCCCCCAAGGGCACTTCATTTAAAGTTTCCACTAGGAAGAAGTTTTGGTGCGGCCAATAGGAACGATTTACAACGGAAGATTGTTGTTGATATGCTAAATGCCATTGTAGAAATGGATGAAACTGAAAAAATTCGTAAACTCCCATATCGGTGGAGGAGAGATTAA
- a CDS encoding rhodanese-like domain-containing protein — protein MKKLLFSLLLLMSVVIIGCSNSTMKLNEITVDELLEIYETTGFNHEEVMYIDVREKNEFTDRHIEGFEVFPKSIIECLVEEISEEEKDLVIICNTQNRSKAVGELLVSEYGFSPTNITIVQGGVSSWKGPVVSGN, from the coding sequence ATGAAAAAACTATTATTTAGTTTATTACTTTTGATGAGTGTAGTTATCATTGGTTGCTCAAATTCTACGATGAAGCTAAACGAAATAACCGTTGATGAACTTCTAGAAATCTATGAAACAACCGGATTTAACCATGAAGAAGTCATGTACATTGATGTTCGTGAAAAAAATGAATTTACTGATCGTCACATTGAGGGGTTTGAAGTATTTCCAAAAAGCATTATCGAGTGCCTCGTTGAAGAGATATCAGAAGAGGAAAAAGATTTAGTTATTATCTGCAATACCCAAAATCGAAGTAAAGCGGTTGGGGAATTGTTGGTCAGTGAATATGGCTTCAGCCCTACTAACATTACAATTGTTCAAGGCGGTGTCTCTAGTTGGAAGGGTCCTGTGGTTTCAGGGAATTAA
- a CDS encoding rhodanese-like domain-containing protein, with product MKKLVLMMFTALVAVGLAACSSDNSNAEEKQYNYISADEVKQKIENNEDMILLDIQPEEEFNSHHIVGAIPTYAYPAKSAEDHAKLEPLVTDLKNSEHPIVIVCPGGGSGAKGTIDYYEEQGIPSERLIILEKGQKNWPHKDLLADK from the coding sequence ATGAAAAAATTAGTTTTAATGATGTTTACAGCTTTAGTAGCAGTAGGTTTGGCAGCATGTTCATCAGATAATAGTAATGCCGAGGAAAAGCAGTACAACTATATTTCAGCTGATGAGGTAAAGCAAAAAATTGAAAATAATGAAGACATGATCTTACTAGATATTCAACCCGAAGAAGAGTTTAATAGTCATCACATTGTAGGCGCAATACCTACATACGCTTATCCAGCTAAATCAGCAGAAGACCATGCAAAACTTGAACCGTTAGTGACTGATCTTAAAAATTCGGAACATCCAATTGTCATTGTATGCCCAGGTGGTGGTAGTGGCGCAAAAGGGACTATTGATTACTATGAAGAGCAAGGCATCCCATCTGAACGTTTAATTATTCTTGAAAAAGGTCAAAAAAATTGGCCACATAAGGATTTACTAGCGGATAAATAA
- a CDS encoding TVP38/TMEM64 family protein gives MERDARKKIHMLIMFSLLVVAIALYLIIPSLRDGVNEAARKLVEADIEAFRDYLLSFGVWAPVVSFFLMIFTLIVAPLPAFVVTFSNGLLFGAFWGGILSWTSAMVGAAICFYIARSLGRPVVEKIVSKTALNWTDKFFERYGMHSVLLARLIPVVSFALISYASGLTAIRFMVFFIATGVGQLPATILYSILGQNANKSVLVVFWAFIAVICFGVLGAAFKPWFEKKFKKGEVA, from the coding sequence TTGGAAAGAGATGCACGAAAAAAAATACATATGTTAATCATGTTTAGTTTGTTAGTTGTTGCTATTGCCTTGTATTTAATTATTCCTAGTTTGAGGGATGGAGTTAATGAAGCGGCAAGAAAATTGGTAGAGGCCGATATTGAGGCTTTCAGAGATTATTTATTGTCATTCGGTGTCTGGGCTCCAGTCGTTTCATTTTTTCTGATGATCTTCACGTTAATTGTTGCGCCATTGCCGGCTTTTGTCGTTACATTTTCTAATGGATTATTATTCGGTGCATTTTGGGGTGGAATTCTATCATGGACTAGTGCAATGGTAGGTGCTGCTATTTGTTTTTACATAGCCAGAAGTCTAGGAAGACCAGTTGTTGAAAAAATTGTAAGTAAAACGGCACTTAATTGGACAGATAAGTTTTTTGAACGGTACGGGATGCATTCAGTTTTACTCGCCAGACTAATTCCAGTCGTTTCTTTCGCACTTATTAGCTATGCATCAGGGTTAACAGCAATTCGATTTATGGTGTTTTTTATTGCAACTGGGGTTGGTCAATTACCAGCAACGATTCTTTATTCAATCTTAGGTCAAAATGCAAATAAATCTGTTTTAGTTGTGTTTTGGGCGTTCATTGCAGTTATTTGCTTTGGGGTTTTAGGGGCAGCTTTCAAGCCTTGGTTTGAGAAAAAATTTAAAAAAGGTGAAGTAGCTTAA
- a CDS encoding lysylphosphatidylglycerol synthase transmembrane domain-containing protein, with amino-acid sequence MNTELKQQARLGGISKKFVLRLFISSFACLFLAYKIDWSEFANQLKDLHLMYLFLAFAAVITCIVISAYKWFLLCRLNGEVTFYQCFRWYYIGFFFNNFLPGSIGGDVSRIIYASKVLGSQQAVASVSVERLFAGIALIVTTVTGILSINEGASLLGQVSIFVMMISFFIAVIFFKPFEKFMIRIFGEKITSFYKAIEQYKQKSQILWLLLFYSILFQIFFVFVTTYLFKAMGVSVPFMAQVAFVSIISILTMIPISINGIGVREGAYAYLFALVGVAEFISITVSLLFFILVLVGTSIGGLFWITEKNR; translated from the coding sequence ATGAACACAGAATTGAAGCAACAGGCTCGGCTTGGTGGCATTAGTAAAAAATTTGTTTTACGTTTATTCATTTCAAGTTTTGCATGTTTATTTTTAGCATATAAGATTGACTGGAGCGAATTTGCTAATCAACTAAAGGATCTTCATTTGATGTATTTGTTTTTAGCATTTGCTGCTGTTATTACTTGTATTGTTATAAGCGCTTATAAATGGTTTTTGCTATGTCGTTTAAACGGTGAAGTGACTTTTTATCAATGCTTTCGTTGGTATTATATCGGATTCTTTTTCAACAATTTTCTACCGGGAAGTATTGGTGGAGACGTAAGTAGAATTATTTATGCTAGTAAGGTGCTTGGATCACAACAAGCCGTTGCCTCTGTTTCTGTAGAGAGACTTTTTGCAGGAATTGCATTAATAGTAACTACCGTGACTGGAATCCTCTCTATTAATGAGGGGGCATCTCTTTTGGGGCAAGTAAGTATATTTGTGATGATGATAAGTTTTTTTATTGCTGTCATTTTTTTTAAGCCCTTCGAAAAATTCATGATCCGTATATTTGGAGAGAAGATTACCTCGTTTTACAAGGCGATTGAACAATATAAACAAAAGAGCCAAATTTTATGGTTGCTATTATTTTACTCGATTCTTTTCCAGATTTTTTTCGTCTTTGTGACTACATATCTCTTTAAAGCAATGGGTGTTTCGGTACCATTCATGGCACAAGTAGCATTTGTATCAATTATATCAATCCTAACCATGATCCCCATTTCCATTAATGGTATTGGGGTTCGTGAAGGTGCTTATGCCTATTTGTTTGCTCTAGTTGGCGTTGCGGAGTTTATTTCAATTACAGTATCATTGTTATTTTTTATTTTGGTTTTAGTAGGAACATCGATTGGTGGTCTATTTTGGATAACGGAAAAAAATAGATAG
- a CDS encoding ABC transporter substrate-binding protein encodes MRKLLLLLVSLIVLILVTACGNSNEQAENVNVLALPWEEVEQLAEDTEVKIFMWGGDEGINSYIDHWVAPRLKETHGIKLVRTPMDIQEVLQKLLTEKEVNQQSGTMDIIWLNGENFKNAKNNQLLWDSFSASLPNFQSFIDESQYEFDFGTKVDGLEAPWGKVQFVLNYNSEKMSEPPTSLTDLKEWVKLNPGKFTYPQADDFTGNAFLRHLFYEFIGEDLLFTEDVDLDEVSAEVWTYLNELKPYLWRNGETYPQTLAQLDQLYSQGEVYMTMGYNEARAESLIENGTFPASTRSFVLDVGSIGNSHFLSIPFNSPNKAGALVAINKLLSPEAQLKKMDSSMWGESSVLDISRLSDEMKNQFETMDRGLSVLTPEELQEAFLAELPTDYVEFIKEKWLIEVVQSK; translated from the coding sequence ATGAGAAAATTATTATTATTGTTAGTTTCATTGATCGTACTTATTCTTGTAACTGCTTGTGGAAATTCAAATGAACAAGCTGAAAATGTTAATGTGTTAGCACTTCCATGGGAGGAAGTAGAACAATTGGCAGAAGATACTGAAGTTAAGATCTTTATGTGGGGTGGAGACGAAGGGATCAATTCCTATATTGATCATTGGGTTGCTCCCCGCCTAAAAGAAACTCACGGAATTAAGCTTGTTAGAACGCCTATGGATATTCAAGAAGTATTACAAAAGCTGTTAACTGAAAAAGAAGTAAATCAGCAGTCAGGTACAATGGATATCATTTGGTTGAACGGTGAGAACTTCAAAAATGCGAAAAATAATCAATTACTTTGGGATTCTTTCAGTGCGTCGCTACCTAATTTCCAATCATTTATTGATGAAAGTCAATATGAATTTGACTTTGGCACAAAGGTTGATGGCCTAGAAGCACCGTGGGGGAAAGTCCAATTTGTCCTGAACTATAATTCAGAAAAAATGAGTGAACCACCAACATCTTTAACTGATCTTAAAGAATGGGTGAAGCTAAATCCGGGGAAGTTTACTTATCCCCAAGCAGATGACTTTACGGGTAATGCATTTTTACGTCATTTGTTTTATGAATTTATCGGTGAGGATCTACTTTTTACTGAGGATGTAGACTTAGATGAAGTAAGTGCAGAAGTGTGGACGTACTTAAATGAGTTGAAACCATATCTTTGGAGAAATGGCGAAACATATCCACAAACTCTTGCGCAGCTTGACCAGCTTTATAGCCAAGGAGAGGTTTACATGACAATGGGCTATAATGAAGCAAGGGCAGAAAGCTTAATTGAAAATGGTACTTTTCCAGCTTCAACAAGAAGTTTTGTGCTTGATGTAGGGTCTATAGGTAATAGTCACTTTCTATCAATACCATTCAATAGTCCAAATAAAGCAGGGGCGCTAGTCGCAATTAATAAATTATTATCCCCTGAAGCTCAGCTTAAAAAAATGGATTCTTCGATGTGGGGAGAGAGTTCAGTTCTAGATATTAGTAGACTTTCTGATGAAATGAAAAATCAATTTGAAACGATGGACCGAGGCTTATCTGTATTAACGCCAGAGGAGTTACAGGAAGCGTTCTTAGCTGAATTGCCGACGGATTACGTGGAATTTATAAAGGAGAAATGGCTTATTGAAGTTGTTCAATCAAAGTAA
- a CDS encoding ABC transporter permease produces MKLFNQSNSFRLTVFLLPSVAITLLLTGYGILYALSNSLQNDGIGAYASVVGHTMFQSSLVFSLKVTSISTGVSLLLGILVAKIIYSYFKTSSLKLVIWVPMLIPHFVAAYLVLILLSQSGLFSSAFFHLGIISDRMQFPILVFDQAGVGIIVTYVWKSIPFVVLMLLPVFYEIDRRFVQVVQTLGGGQFEVFKMVEWPWLFPVLIEVGLILFAFIIAAFEVPYLLGVTDPKMISVLAYQWFYTGDWSFRSMSMALMILLTLFILLFSVVIFQITKKRRFIMMKGRM; encoded by the coding sequence TTGAAGTTGTTCAATCAAAGTAACTCGTTTCGATTAACAGTTTTTTTATTACCAAGTGTTGCAATAACTTTGTTACTTACAGGGTATGGAATTTTATATGCTTTATCTAATAGTTTACAAAATGATGGGATTGGAGCGTATGCCTCTGTTGTGGGGCATACAATGTTCCAATCTTCCCTTGTTTTCAGCTTAAAGGTAACAAGCATATCTACCGGTGTCTCTTTATTACTTGGGATTTTGGTAGCAAAAATCATTTATAGCTATTTTAAGACTTCCTCACTGAAACTTGTCATTTGGGTACCGATGCTCATTCCTCATTTTGTGGCTGCGTATCTTGTTTTGATCCTTTTATCGCAAAGTGGTCTTTTTTCAAGTGCTTTTTTTCACTTAGGCATCATCTCGGATCGGATGCAGTTTCCGATTTTAGTTTTTGATCAAGCGGGAGTTGGCATTATCGTTACCTACGTATGGAAGTCTATCCCTTTTGTTGTTCTCATGCTTTTGCCTGTTTTCTACGAAATTGACCGGAGGTTTGTTCAAGTTGTTCAAACCCTTGGTGGTGGACAATTTGAAGTGTTTAAAATGGTCGAATGGCCATGGCTTTTTCCAGTGTTGATTGAAGTGGGATTAATCTTGTTTGCATTTATAATTGCTGCGTTCGAGGTACCTTATTTACTTGGAGTTACTGACCCAAAAATGATCTCGGTTCTAGCTTACCAATGGTTTTATACAGGTGATTGGTCATTTCGTTCAATGTCGATGGCGTTAATGATTTTACTAACTCTTTTTATACTATTGTTTTCAGTGGTTATCTTTCAAATAACCAAGAAACGCCGATTTATCATGATGAAGGGGCGTATGTAA
- a CDS encoding ABC transporter permease yields the protein MKKKIYFTLFSFVFLFPIFFLLPQSFAWNWRWPQMVPDTFQLRAWNALFQEPRLIEALLVTILIGIVVVVVNLVLGFLSGKGLSHHQFKGKTIIEMILMAPILVPSLAIALGLHVTFIKIGLANHWLGVVLVHLVPTLPYTIRIFRSGYDRLGKRILEQGMTLGVSKWKIFCSIELPLLLPTIRSAVMLTFIISLSQYALTAIIGGGTVVTLAMIYYPFFQSSNPTVLASFSFVFFLLPILFLLLFEVGVKLLKKWAG from the coding sequence ATGAAGAAAAAAATATATTTTACGCTCTTTTCATTTGTGTTCTTATTTCCTATTTTCTTTTTATTGCCACAGAGCTTTGCGTGGAATTGGCGCTGGCCACAAATGGTCCCTGACACCTTTCAACTTAGGGCGTGGAACGCTCTGTTTCAGGAACCGAGATTAATCGAAGCTTTATTAGTAACGATTTTAATAGGAATTGTTGTCGTTGTGGTTAACCTAGTTCTTGGTTTTTTGTCGGGAAAGGGTCTTTCACATCATCAATTTAAAGGCAAAACGATCATTGAAATGATTTTAATGGCCCCAATATTAGTCCCAAGCTTAGCGATTGCTTTAGGTTTGCATGTAACCTTTATAAAAATAGGATTAGCCAACCACTGGCTAGGTGTCGTATTAGTACACTTAGTTCCTACACTTCCGTACACGATTCGAATTTTTCGTAGTGGCTATGATAGGCTAGGAAAAAGAATACTAGAGCAAGGCATGACGCTAGGGGTTAGTAAGTGGAAGATTTTTTGTTCGATTGAACTGCCTCTTCTTCTTCCAACGATAAGAAGCGCAGTAATGTTAACGTTTATCATATCTCTAAGTCAATACGCATTAACAGCGATTATTGGTGGTGGGACCGTTGTGACATTAGCAATGATTTACTATCCTTTTTTCCAAAGCTCTAATCCTACAGTTTTGGCTAGTTTTTCATTCGTCTTTTTTTTATTGCCGATTTTGTTTTTGCTACTATTTGAGGTAGGTGTCAAGCTCTTAAAGAAATGGGCGGGTTAG
- a CDS encoding ABC transporter ATP-binding protein, with product MNNSIIDCQQLSKSFNEKIVINNVNFALNEGEILCIVGPSGCGKTTLLRCIAGLEPVTSGKIFIEDHEMNHLSAQARPVVMMFQQPLLFPHLSVLDNTSYGLKMQKMTKSLRIEKAMAMLKSMEIEDLANVFPHEISGGQQQRVALARALMVQPKLLLLDEPFSSLDPELRSSLRGWVKKKLKEWNTTAIFVTHDKEEAMVLADSIAVMKEGSILQMGTPDELYENPTSLYVANYISEGFSLDETFIPLSKIKVYKNEHGTKDHSDRYFTAKILAIFFKGGQRFIQIELLEICTEITIACHLDVSKNDTVCIGVSIDDMLSFTKGD from the coding sequence ATGAATAATTCAATCATCGATTGTCAACAATTGAGCAAGAGTTTTAATGAAAAAATCGTAATCAACAATGTGAACTTCGCCCTAAATGAAGGTGAAATATTATGTATTGTTGGTCCTTCAGGCTGTGGAAAAACGACACTGTTGAGATGTATAGCAGGGCTTGAGCCCGTAACAAGTGGAAAAATTTTTATTGAAGATCATGAGATGAATCATTTAAGTGCACAAGCCCGGCCGGTTGTTATGATGTTTCAACAACCGTTGTTATTCCCGCACTTATCTGTGCTAGATAACACGAGCTACGGATTAAAAATGCAAAAAATGACGAAAAGTTTACGAATTGAGAAGGCCATGGCAATGCTTAAGAGTATGGAGATTGAGGATTTGGCAAATGTATTTCCACATGAAATTTCAGGCGGTCAACAACAACGGGTTGCTCTTGCCAGAGCTTTAATGGTACAACCTAAATTACTATTATTAGATGAACCATTTAGTAGTTTAGATCCAGAATTGCGGAGCTCTTTACGTGGTTGGGTAAAAAAGAAGTTAAAGGAATGGAATACAACTGCGATTTTTGTTACACATGACAAAGAAGAAGCAATGGTTCTTGCCGATTCTATTGCTGTTATGAAGGAAGGCTCTATTCTTCAAATGGGAACACCTGATGAGTTATATGAAAATCCGACTTCTCTATATGTTGCAAATTATATTTCTGAAGGATTTTCCTTGGACGAAACATTTATACCACTCAGTAAAATAAAAGTGTATAAGAATGAACATGGAACAAAGGATCACAGTGATCGCTATTTTACAGCGAAGATCCTGGCGATATTTTTTAAAGGTGGGCAGCGATTTATTCAAATAGAGTTACTAGAAATTTGTACAGAGATAACAATTGCCTGTCATTTAGATGTATCGAAGAATGATACAGTATGTATTGGTGTAAGTATAGATGATATGCTTTCTTTTACTAAAGGAGACTAA
- a CDS encoding CDP-alcohol phosphatidyltransferase family protein produces MLDTHARKYVEPFIVKTAKFLLRRKLSANQVTVLAFLIGCSSGLFIYLGQPIIAVIVLWISGFLDAVDGSMARLTKTSEFGTVLDVTFDRIVEISVIIGLALTFPQLMFPLLLLSVAIIVSITVFLTVGAVADKKGMKSFYYQAGVAERTEGFILFSLIILLPSINVFLTFLYAAVVVFTAIQRMLEARKILN; encoded by the coding sequence ATGTTAGATACACATGCAAGGAAGTATGTAGAGCCATTTATAGTGAAAACTGCGAAATTTTTACTACGGAGGAAGCTCTCGGCTAATCAAGTAACTGTTCTAGCTTTTCTAATTGGCTGTTCTTCAGGCCTATTTATCTATTTAGGACAACCAATCATTGCAGTCATTGTTCTCTGGATCTCTGGATTTTTAGACGCGGTCGATGGATCTATGGCGCGTTTAACAAAAACAAGTGAGTTTGGAACCGTGTTAGATGTAACGTTTGATCGTATCGTTGAAATTAGCGTAATTATTGGCTTAGCACTTACTTTCCCTCAACTTATGTTTCCTTTGTTACTTTTAAGTGTTGCTATTATTGTTTCAATTACCGTTTTTTTAACTGTTGGAGCAGTCGCAGATAAAAAGGGAATGAAGTCATTTTATTATCAAGCCGGCGTTGCCGAACGGACAGAAGGTTTCATTTTATTTAGTCTTATTATACTTTTGCCATCAATCAACGTTTTCCTAACCTTTCTTTATGCGGCAGTTGTAGTTTTTACGGCAATTCAAAGAATGTTAGAAGCAAGAAAAATATTAAACTGA
- a CDS encoding polysaccharide deacetylase family protein, translating into MNKSFKFLLILTLVVVTQFSGFSNVSSATEIANGDVEQQWWWKKDHPKEDEDLPRLGGGSENPERNREQPISNIILQQRYPETVVLQGPATENKIALTFDDGPDPRFSEQVLDVLAEYNVPATFFVMGSRAIAYPEIVKRMDAEGHIIGNHTYFHPNLVKEADLATLEREVTRTEDTLNDILGYRTKLFRAPYGFLYNELVEKLAQLDYSVIVWSVDSLDWQEDPPTEIAANVLNDVQPGAIILMHDGGDWDADRTNTIASLRQIIPALKEQGYEFVTVPDLLGIPYNK; encoded by the coding sequence ATTAACAAATCTTTTAAGTTTCTATTAATCCTAACACTAGTCGTCGTTACGCAATTTTCTGGATTTTCAAATGTTTCTTCTGCTACAGAAATAGCGAATGGAGATGTCGAACAACAATGGTGGTGGAAAAAGGATCATCCAAAAGAGGACGAAGACTTACCTCGGTTAGGTGGAGGTTCAGAAAATCCAGAACGTAATCGCGAGCAACCAATATCGAACATCATTCTCCAACAGCGCTACCCAGAGACAGTTGTATTACAAGGCCCAGCTACAGAAAATAAAATCGCGTTAACTTTTGATGATGGACCAGATCCGCGTTTTTCAGAGCAAGTATTAGATGTATTGGCAGAGTATAATGTTCCCGCCACATTTTTTGTGATGGGTTCACGAGCAATCGCGTATCCAGAAATTGTGAAGCGTATGGATGCTGAAGGTCACATCATCGGTAACCATACATATTTTCATCCTAATTTAGTTAAGGAAGCTGATTTAGCAACACTTGAAAGAGAAGTTACGAGAACCGAAGATACGCTTAACGATATTCTCGGGTATCGAACGAAGTTATTTCGTGCACCTTATGGATTTTTATACAATGAGTTAGTTGAAAAGCTCGCACAGCTAGATTATTCAGTGATCGTCTGGTCAGTTGACTCTTTAGATTGGCAAGAGGATCCTCCGACTGAGATTGCTGCTAATGTATTAAATGATGTTCAACCAGGGGCAATCATTTTAATGCATGATGGAGGAGATTGGGACGCTGATCGAACAAATACAATCGCGTCACTTCGCCAAATTATCCCGGCCCTCAAAGAGCAAGGCTATGAGTTTGTGACTGTTCCTGATCTGTTAGGCATTCCTTATAATAAGTAA
- a CDS encoding Ger(x)C family spore germination C-terminal domain-containing protein, whose product MIEFQPVSQAFFIEMLEQLLVKEIEEQSKNIISKMQNEYFCDPFDFLSKIKQKNYSYWEKMKDGWEGDGGRFQNAMFHVTAQVKIRQYMNKERML is encoded by the coding sequence TTGATAGAATTTCAACCTGTTTCTCAAGCTTTTTTCATTGAAATGTTGGAACAGTTACTAGTAAAAGAAATCGAAGAGCAGTCCAAAAATATCATTTCAAAAATGCAAAATGAGTATTTTTGTGATCCATTTGATTTTTTATCGAAAATAAAACAGAAGAATTATTCTTATTGGGAAAAAATGAAGGATGGATGGGAAGGTGATGGCGGGAGATTTCAAAACGCAATGTTTCATGTAACTGCTCAAGTTAAGATTAGACAATATATGAATAAGGAACGGATGCTTTAA
- a CDS encoding phosphocarrier protein HPr gives MMEKNFTVISKAGLHARPATLLVHAAGGFEADIQLEFKGKSVNLKSIMGVMSLGIPEGSQIKITADGNDAAEALKKLEDVLKTEGLAE, from the coding sequence ATGATGGAAAAAAACTTTACTGTTATAAGCAAAGCGGGATTACACGCACGCCCAGCGACATTACTTGTTCATGCTGCTGGAGGTTTCGAAGCGGATATTCAATTAGAGTTTAAGGGAAAATCAGTAAACTTAAAATCGATAATGGGTGTTATGTCGCTTGGTATCCCAGAAGGTTCTCAAATCAAAATTACTGCAGACGGAAACGATGCGGCCGAAGCGTTAAAGAAACTAGAAGATGTATTAAAAACTGAAGGATTAGCTGAATAA